The following coding sequences are from one uncultured Cohaesibacter sp. window:
- a CDS encoding acyl-[ACP]--phospholipid O-acyltransferase — protein sequence MRRHLMISKRFAPLFWTQFLSAFNDNFLRYSLIFLILVQLQADEAASLVTLAGAIFMLPFLLLSALGGELADKYDKGWLAEKLKLFEIGAALVAVWGIAWASFPISLFALFLFGVISALFGPIKYGILPDLLGRKDLPGANAWVEGATFIAILAGTIAAGFVADDGVDPQVFAPVMLALSIACWVISRQIPRTGFQNPDLHITANILASTVRLVADLHKDKRLWRTALFISWFWMMGSVLTALVPTFVDQIMGGSPLVVTIYSLDFAVSVAIGSAIAAWLCSGRVVLLPAPFGAALLAFFCMQLSWTLTQIEAPIVADNVFEFFSHSAAIRVAVDLGGLAVSGALLVVPSFTALQSWARRDHRARVVAGANIVNAGFIFISGVAIAGFQAVGLTASHVFTTLAVANIFVAWLMVHYLPTNPLWDLVNILFRAFSRLEVEGRENLDKAGKSPILAFNHVSFLDGPLAMAITEEEPIFAIDAKTAESWWMHPFMRFFKYLVLEPSQPVATQAVIDALQSGNSLVIFPEGRVSATGSLMKVYDVAAMAAEMAGSKVVPIRIEGLERSYSTAIEPGSVRRQFFPKVKVTILEPVKLQVPASFKGRRRRMAAGASLQRVMSELVLHTTDVNMTVLENVIKVGHGVGMKRTILEDPFAGKMSYGRLLIGARVLGSHFTRDFPDDERMGVLLPNATGTVAVFLGLMSAGKVPAMLNFSTGVANMISSCQTAQIRRVLTSRSFVEQAKLEEMIKTLQEHVEIVWLDDFKSKTSRRDKISGLLNRSKPLVPKGADDPAFILFTSGSEGLPKGVVLTHRNILANIAQAAAAIDFNMGDKAFNVLPMFHCFGLTVGTILPLVHAIPVYLYPSPLHYRVIPELVYGSNATLFFGTDTFLNGYARTAHPFDFRSVRYCISGAEAVRAPTRELFMQRFGLRLLEGYGVTETAPVIAVNTPIFNKVGTVGKALPGIQTRLSPVPGLKEGGRLLIKGDNVMAGYLSADNPGELIPPTNGWHDTGDIVTIDEEGYIKIIGRAKRFADIAGEKVSLAAVEVLAFDLWPDFLSAAARLPDPKKGEKIILVTNNPDADLSDFARHAKANGAADILVPAELIIGEVPVLATGKVDLSSVQKRVEEIKQVSCH from the coding sequence ATGCGTCGCCATTTGATGATTTCGAAACGGTTTGCTCCTCTGTTCTGGACGCAATTTCTTTCTGCATTCAATGATAACTTCCTGCGATATTCCCTGATATTTCTCATTCTCGTGCAGTTGCAAGCAGACGAGGCAGCATCTCTGGTGACGTTGGCCGGAGCTATTTTTATGCTTCCCTTCTTGCTTTTGTCTGCATTGGGAGGGGAACTCGCGGACAAATATGATAAAGGTTGGTTGGCAGAAAAGCTGAAGTTGTTCGAGATCGGGGCTGCTCTCGTCGCTGTCTGGGGCATTGCGTGGGCTTCCTTTCCCATTTCGCTTTTTGCGCTGTTTCTCTTTGGTGTCATTTCCGCGCTGTTTGGACCGATAAAATATGGCATCTTGCCCGATCTTTTGGGGCGAAAGGATTTGCCCGGAGCCAACGCATGGGTCGAGGGAGCCACATTCATTGCCATTCTGGCCGGGACGATTGCTGCCGGTTTTGTGGCCGATGATGGTGTGGATCCGCAGGTCTTCGCGCCGGTTATGCTGGCGTTGTCCATCGCCTGTTGGGTGATCAGTCGCCAAATACCCCGCACCGGCTTTCAAAATCCGGATCTTCATATCACAGCCAATATTCTGGCCTCGACCGTTCGTCTGGTGGCTGACTTGCACAAAGACAAGCGTCTTTGGCGAACGGCTTTGTTTATCTCGTGGTTCTGGATGATGGGGTCGGTGCTGACTGCTCTGGTGCCGACATTCGTCGATCAGATCATGGGTGGTAGTCCGTTGGTGGTGACAATATATTCGCTCGATTTTGCCGTCTCGGTAGCCATAGGATCGGCGATTGCTGCCTGGCTTTGCTCGGGGCGCGTGGTGCTCCTGCCTGCCCCGTTCGGTGCGGCCTTGCTGGCCTTTTTCTGCATGCAGCTATCCTGGACCCTGACGCAGATCGAAGCCCCCATCGTGGCCGATAATGTGTTTGAGTTCTTTTCTCATTCGGCAGCTATTCGTGTTGCCGTGGATTTGGGTGGTCTGGCGGTTTCCGGAGCGTTGCTTGTCGTGCCCAGTTTCACTGCTCTGCAAAGCTGGGCGCGGCGTGATCACAGGGCTCGCGTTGTGGCCGGGGCAAATATCGTCAATGCAGGCTTTATCTTTATCTCCGGTGTCGCGATTGCCGGTTTTCAGGCAGTGGGGCTTACGGCCTCCCATGTCTTTACCACCTTGGCGGTGGCCAATATCTTTGTTGCCTGGTTAATGGTGCATTATTTGCCAACCAATCCCTTGTGGGATCTGGTGAATATCCTTTTCCGTGCCTTCTCCCGGTTGGAAGTGGAGGGACGTGAAAATCTCGATAAGGCCGGGAAGTCACCTATTCTGGCGTTCAACCATGTGAGTTTTCTTGATGGTCCGCTCGCCATGGCGATCACCGAGGAAGAACCCATTTTTGCCATCGATGCAAAAACGGCTGAATCCTGGTGGATGCATCCTTTCATGCGTTTCTTCAAGTATCTTGTGCTTGAGCCATCCCAACCGGTGGCGACCCAGGCTGTGATCGATGCCCTGCAAAGCGGAAATTCGCTGGTCATCTTTCCTGAGGGGCGTGTTTCGGCAACCGGAAGCCTGATGAAGGTTTATGATGTCGCTGCCATGGCCGCTGAAATGGCTGGCTCGAAGGTTGTTCCCATCCGCATTGAAGGTTTGGAGCGCAGCTATTCGACGGCCATCGAGCCGGGCAGTGTGAGGAGGCAATTCTTCCCCAAAGTCAAGGTTACCATTCTCGAACCGGTCAAGCTGCAGGTCCCTGCAAGCTTCAAGGGCAGAAGGCGCAGAATGGCCGCGGGTGCGTCCTTACAGCGGGTTATGTCGGAGTTGGTGCTGCACACCACCGACGTAAATATGACTGTGCTGGAAAATGTCATCAAGGTCGGACATGGCGTTGGCATGAAGCGCACGATTCTTGAGGATCCGTTTGCGGGCAAGATGAGTTATGGGCGGCTTCTGATTGGGGCCCGTGTATTGGGGAGCCATTTTACGCGAGACTTTCCCGATGACGAGCGCATGGGCGTGTTGCTGCCGAATGCAACAGGAACGGTGGCTGTGTTCCTCGGGCTGATGTCTGCGGGAAAGGTGCCGGCGATGCTCAATTTCTCGACAGGCGTAGCCAACATGATTTCTTCATGCCAGACAGCCCAGATCAGACGGGTGTTGACGTCGCGCTCCTTTGTTGAGCAGGCCAAGCTGGAGGAGATGATAAAGACGTTGCAAGAGCATGTGGAGATCGTATGGCTTGATGATTTCAAGAGCAAGACCAGTCGTCGAGACAAGATTTCCGGTTTGCTCAACCGCTCCAAGCCACTGGTGCCGAAAGGGGCTGACGATCCTGCCTTTATTCTCTTTACGTCCGGATCGGAAGGGCTGCCCAAAGGGGTTGTTCTGACCCACCGTAATATTCTTGCCAATATTGCCCAAGCCGCTGCTGCAATCGATTTCAATATGGGGGACAAGGCCTTCAACGTTTTGCCCATGTTCCATTGTTTTGGTCTCACGGTTGGAACCATTCTGCCACTGGTGCATGCTATTCCGGTGTATCTCTATCCATCACCGCTGCATTACCGTGTGATTCCAGAGCTGGTTTATGGCTCCAATGCGACCCTGTTCTTTGGTACCGACACGTTCCTGAACGGTTATGCGCGCACGGCGCATCCGTTTGATTTTCGCAGTGTGCGCTATTGTATCTCCGGTGCAGAGGCGGTCAGGGCTCCGACAAGGGAACTGTTCATGCAGCGCTTTGGGTTGCGGTTGCTTGAAGGCTACGGGGTGACAGAAACCGCCCCCGTCATTGCGGTCAATACGCCGATCTTCAACAAGGTTGGTACGGTGGGCAAGGCGCTGCCGGGCATTCAGACACGTCTCTCTCCTGTTCCCGGTCTCAAGGAAGGTGGGAGGCTGTTGATCAAGGGTGATAATGTGATGGCTGGCTATTTGAGCGCCGATAATCCCGGAGAGCTTATTCCGCCGACAAATGGGTGGCATGACACCGGCGATATCGTAACCATTGACGAAGAGGGCTATATCAAGATTATCGGACGCGCCAAGCGTTTTGCCGATATCGCCGGAGAGAAGGTTTCTCTGGCTGCGGTCGAGGTGCTGGCGTTTGATTTGTGGCCCGATTTTCTTTCTGCTGCCGCGCGGCTTCCTGATCCCAAAAAGGGAGAGAAGATTATTCTGGTTACAAATAATCCCGATGCTGATCTGTCAGATTTTGCCCGCCACGCCAAGGCGAACGGTGCTGCCGATATTCTCGTTCCTGCCGAGTTGATTATCGGTGAGGTTCCTGTTTTGGCAACGGGCAAGGTGGATCTTTCTTCGGTGCAAAAGCGTGTGGAAGAGATCAAGCAAGTGAGCTGTCACTAG
- a CDS encoding aldose epimerase family protein has product MALEQFGVMPDGTPVERVTISGGGLTAKILSYGTVIQDLRLDGHDKPLVLGFDKFEDYLAYGSHFGATAGRVGNRIRDGHLELDGKTYQLNKNFLGKHTLHGGSKGIGVQAWTFEKVEDNAVHMAITLPDGEMGFPGTLKIKIVYSLLEGGVFDMLMTAETDATTLCNLAHHSYFNLDGDPTILDHELQVESDQYLEVTNELIPTGKLLSVEGASLDFRKTKRVGDATAVTPIDNNFCLKDSGGAMRRVATLSSPKSGISMDVVTTEPGVQAYDAVNMKEGTPGLGGTVKGKHAGFCLEPQIWPDAIHHPEFPSAVLKPGETYHQHTQYIFKKN; this is encoded by the coding sequence ATGGCTCTTGAGCAATTTGGTGTGATGCCGGATGGCACTCCGGTGGAACGGGTTACGATTTCTGGCGGTGGACTGACTGCTAAAATCTTGTCTTATGGCACGGTCATTCAGGACCTGCGTCTTGATGGGCATGACAAGCCACTTGTTCTGGGGTTTGACAAATTTGAAGACTATCTGGCCTATGGGTCTCACTTCGGAGCAACGGCTGGTCGCGTCGGTAACCGTATTCGGGATGGCCATCTGGAGCTGGATGGCAAGACCTATCAGCTTAACAAGAATTTTCTGGGCAAGCACACCCTTCATGGTGGTTCAAAAGGCATCGGCGTTCAGGCCTGGACTTTCGAGAAGGTCGAAGATAACGCGGTGCATATGGCCATTACCTTGCCTGACGGCGAGATGGGCTTTCCGGGGACCTTGAAAATCAAGATTGTTTATTCTCTGCTAGAGGGTGGTGTGTTTGACATGCTCATGACAGCAGAAACAGATGCTACTACCCTTTGCAATCTTGCTCATCACAGCTATTTCAATCTTGATGGCGACCCGACGATTCTGGATCACGAGCTTCAGGTCGAATCTGATCAATATCTGGAAGTCACGAATGAGTTGATCCCGACTGGCAAGCTTTTGTCAGTGGAAGGAGCCAGCCTTGATTTTCGCAAAACAAAGCGCGTTGGTGATGCCACTGCGGTGACGCCGATCGACAATAACTTCTGCTTGAAGGATTCCGGTGGTGCGATGCGTCGTGTTGCGACGCTCTCCAGCCCGAAATCGGGTATCAGCATGGACGTCGTGACCACCGAACCGGGCGTTCAGGCCTATGACGCAGTGAACATGAAAGAAGGCACGCCGGGGCTTGGTGGCACCGTGAAAGGCAAACATGCCGGTTTCTGTCTTGAACCTCAGATCTGGCCGGACGCCATTCATCATCCGGAGTTCCCATCTGCAGTTCTGAAACCGGGTGAAACCTATCATCAGCACACCCAGTATATCTTCAAAAAGAACTGA
- a CDS encoding HAMP domain-containing methyl-accepting chemotaxis protein, producing MHSVVEKKDQQIQLLLTGLLDSKEQTQTLSHNLAKSKLNAETQQKHAYLEGTRQGISLSVASLVSNAMMAGEASLAQEQIDALLEDKQIAAINLWRTDGDLAFRDNITIEAVNSFVDADVFESRNLEPKVTIPQERRATFDKALATLSNKESFDSKLQDEDGKEIPVTYSYFILKNSEDCQSCHDASVPTRGVLEVAVDSSELIALFEKSDTLIKNMDQQTAIEKAELVEASEKEKGKVAAETQRYTAELNASKQAVEATRAEASMMSMGSKIFFFLLTIILLVLALRKLLTNPLNRLSSAMLRLAKNDLSVEASDAHRSDEIGAMSKAVATFKENAIERQKLEREAQDHMQEQKARQQNIDALLHDFRSKIQGSLHTVSNSAERMQQSAASLNEISSATSERARSVNQASSHSSENVQMMAAASTEMTSSIEEIGQQVTRANDLVMTASDEAKQTDKKVAGLASAAEKIGEVVSLIKDISEQTNLLALNATIEAARAGEAGKGFAVVAAEVKELAAQTGKATEDIANRVQTIQNSTEDSVEAIRSIAAKMTEISDYTTAISAAVQEQNASTNEISVNIQQAAEGTKEIVQNISEVASSTEETRNSANDVQSASATVATVATDMRNIIDDFLEKVAAA from the coding sequence ATGCATTCTGTGGTTGAGAAAAAGGACCAGCAAATACAACTTTTGCTGACCGGGCTTCTTGATTCCAAGGAGCAAACCCAAACCCTCAGTCACAATTTGGCAAAGAGCAAGCTGAATGCTGAGACGCAGCAAAAGCACGCCTATCTGGAAGGCACAAGACAAGGCATTTCTTTATCTGTTGCATCATTGGTCAGCAACGCCATGATGGCGGGCGAAGCATCTCTCGCTCAGGAGCAGATCGACGCGCTACTGGAAGACAAACAGATTGCAGCCATCAATCTTTGGCGCACCGATGGAGATCTTGCTTTCAGAGACAACATAACGATTGAAGCCGTCAATAGTTTCGTTGATGCCGATGTATTTGAATCGCGCAACCTGGAACCGAAAGTTACCATTCCTCAGGAAAGAAGAGCCACCTTCGACAAGGCTTTGGCGACACTGTCCAACAAAGAAAGCTTCGATTCGAAATTACAGGACGAGGACGGGAAGGAAATCCCCGTCACCTACTCCTACTTCATCCTCAAGAATAGCGAAGATTGCCAAAGCTGCCACGACGCCAGCGTTCCAACGCGCGGCGTACTGGAAGTCGCCGTGGATAGCAGCGAACTGATCGCCCTGTTTGAAAAGTCAGATACCCTGATCAAGAATATGGATCAGCAGACAGCCATAGAAAAAGCTGAGCTGGTCGAGGCTAGTGAAAAGGAAAAAGGCAAGGTGGCCGCTGAAACCCAGCGCTACACAGCTGAGCTCAACGCCTCCAAGCAGGCAGTTGAAGCCACCCGTGCAGAAGCCTCGATGATGAGCATGGGATCGAAGATTTTCTTCTTCCTGCTGACCATCATTCTGCTTGTCTTGGCCCTGCGCAAACTTCTGACCAATCCGCTGAACCGCCTGTCTTCAGCCATGTTGCGCCTTGCTAAAAACGATCTCAGTGTCGAGGCCAGTGACGCGCATCGCTCCGATGAAATCGGAGCCATGAGCAAGGCCGTCGCGACGTTCAAGGAAAACGCCATAGAAAGGCAAAAGCTGGAAAGAGAAGCTCAGGATCATATGCAGGAGCAAAAGGCACGCCAGCAAAATATCGATGCCCTATTGCATGACTTCCGCTCGAAGATACAGGGCTCCCTGCATACGGTATCCAATAGCGCCGAACGCATGCAGCAATCGGCCGCCTCGCTTAATGAAATTTCGTCAGCAACTTCTGAAAGAGCAAGATCTGTCAATCAGGCCTCTAGCCATTCCTCTGAAAATGTGCAGATGATGGCGGCGGCCAGCACCGAGATGACATCTTCCATCGAGGAAATCGGCCAACAGGTGACCCGCGCCAATGATCTGGTCATGACGGCTTCCGATGAAGCAAAGCAAACAGACAAGAAGGTTGCAGGACTGGCCTCGGCTGCCGAAAAGATTGGCGAAGTGGTCTCATTGATCAAGGATATTTCAGAGCAAACCAATCTGCTTGCACTCAACGCAACCATTGAAGCCGCCCGAGCTGGCGAAGCAGGCAAAGGATTTGCCGTCGTTGCCGCCGAAGTCAAAGAACTGGCCGCACAAACGGGCAAGGCCACCGAAGACATAGCAAACCGCGTTCAGACAATACAAAACTCGACCGAAGATTCCGTCGAAGCCATTCGCTCTATCGCTGCGAAAATGACCGAAATCAGCGACTACACAACGGCCATCAGCGCCGCTGTTCAGGAACAGAACGCATCAACCAACGAGATTTCCGTAAACATCCAGCAGGCCGCTGAAGGCACAAAAGAGATTGTTCAGAATATTTCAGAGGTAGCATCCTCAACCGAAGAAACAAGAAATTCAGCCAACGATGTACAATCTGCCTCAGCGACTGTCGCAACCGTTGCAACAGACATGCGCAACATTATCGATGACTTTCTTGAAAAGGTTGCTGCAGCCTGA
- a CDS encoding 5-oxoprolinase subunit PxpA, whose protein sequence is MAVVDLNSDMGESFGAFKIGDDASMLSIVSSANVACGFHGGDPLVMHETLQLAKGNGVGVGAHPGFNDLWGFGRRPIHGDRPEDIEKQMIYQIGAIKGMATALGVTVGHFKAHGALSNMAAVDHDLALATARAVKAVDPDMIYVALPGSQMEKAAEKLGLCVAREIFADRAYEDDGMLVSRKKPGAMIEDADEAARRMVDFVQSCEIESINGKRIPVSIDTICVHGDSPKAVAMAMKIKEGLSAAGIDIKPMAMTMRAG, encoded by the coding sequence ATGGCTGTTGTCGATCTGAATTCCGATATGGGCGAAAGCTTTGGGGCTTTTAAAATAGGGGACGATGCGTCCATGCTTTCCATTGTCAGCTCAGCCAATGTGGCGTGTGGCTTCCATGGTGGCGATCCGCTCGTCATGCATGAGACTTTGCAGCTGGCAAAGGGCAATGGCGTTGGGGTTGGCGCGCATCCAGGTTTCAATGACCTTTGGGGATTTGGACGTCGTCCTATTCACGGAGACCGGCCTGAAGACATAGAAAAGCAGATGATCTATCAAATTGGCGCCATCAAGGGTATGGCCACGGCTTTGGGCGTTACCGTCGGACATTTCAAGGCACATGGAGCGCTGAGCAATATGGCTGCTGTTGATCATGATTTGGCGCTGGCCACGGCTCGTGCTGTCAAGGCTGTCGATCCGGACATGATCTATGTAGCTCTGCCGGGGAGCCAGATGGAGAAGGCTGCCGAGAAACTCGGGCTCTGCGTTGCGCGGGAGATTTTCGCCGATCGCGCCTATGAAGATGACGGTATGCTGGTTTCGCGCAAAAAGCCGGGGGCGATGATCGAAGATGCCGATGAAGCCGCGCGCCGCATGGTGGATTTTGTGCAATCGTGTGAGATTGAAAGCATCAATGGCAAGCGCATTCCTGTTTCAATCGACACCATCTGTGTGCATGGGGATAGCCCTAAGGCTGTTGCTATGGCAATGAAGATTAAAGAGGGCCTCAGTGCTGCGGGCATTGATATCAAGCCGATGGCGATGACCATGAGGGCGGGGTAA
- a CDS encoding allophanate hydrolase subunit 1 — protein MSVKFLPSGDRGLTIQFGFDIDRALSRQIMALRAAVEDAEIEGVIETVPTYRSLLVHYDPIAIRQSELIERIEPLLADLGEGEKASATRWHLPICFEADFAPDIDHVADFASMSSDDVKDVMTETEHYVYMLGFAPGMPYMGDLPQALNIPRRKSPVQGIPKGSVLVATGLTVIYPAVNPSGWHIVGRCPVPLFDLEKSDPVLLSPGDRVCFRPVPLKEYEAIAEQILQGRYEIQGEEI, from the coding sequence ATGTCCGTCAAATTTCTGCCAAGCGGGGACAGGGGCCTGACGATCCAGTTCGGCTTCGATATTGATCGTGCACTCAGTCGTCAGATAATGGCTTTGCGTGCGGCGGTGGAAGATGCCGAAATAGAAGGTGTTATCGAAACCGTTCCGACCTACCGCTCCCTGCTTGTGCATTATGACCCGATAGCAATCCGCCAGAGCGAACTGATCGAACGTATCGAACCGTTATTGGCAGATCTTGGTGAAGGCGAAAAGGCGAGCGCGACACGGTGGCATCTGCCTATTTGTTTTGAGGCAGATTTCGCGCCGGACATTGATCATGTCGCCGATTTTGCGTCCATGTCATCAGACGACGTCAAAGACGTGATGACCGAAACCGAGCATTATGTTTATATGCTCGGTTTTGCTCCCGGCATGCCCTATATGGGCGATCTTCCTCAAGCGCTGAATATTCCACGGCGCAAGTCACCGGTGCAGGGTATTCCGAAAGGATCGGTGCTAGTGGCTACAGGGCTGACGGTCATTTATCCGGCGGTTAATCCTTCAGGGTGGCATATTGTCGGGCGCTGTCCGGTGCCTTTGTTCGATCTTGAAAAAAGTGATCCGGTGTTGCTGTCGCCGGGGGATCGGGTGTGCTTCCGGCCGGTGCCGCTTAAGGAGTATGAAGCAATAGCAGAGCAGATCCTGCAAGGTCGTTATGAAATTCAAGGAGAAGAAATCTGA
- a CDS encoding biotin-dependent carboxyltransferase family protein, translated as MSCALEVIEPGLMTTVQDFGRFGHQAQGMPTSGALDAGNLRLANALVHNDEGLGALEMRILGPTFEVAADSVRVALTGTEGALEILGGPVASVPAYRSVVLTRGQRFRVGRISDSAVCYLAVEGGFDLPDMYESQSTYMAGGFGGFKGRSLQRGDLLPLVLSQASDKPIALSPSPLLYAQAGSVRVVLGPQDDYFSDEGLHRFFAQTYHVTAEANRMGLRLQGEPIAHSKGADINSDGIVTGSIQVPGSGMPIILLADHQTTGGYAKIATVASADLPRLGRMSPGAALTFVAVSVDDAERAAMDLEMQVRNLIESLVFLSDEVALLDYLLMHEPIISGLFVE; from the coding sequence ATGTCTTGCGCGTTGGAAGTGATTGAGCCCGGTCTGATGACAACCGTGCAAGACTTTGGGCGGTTTGGCCATCAGGCGCAGGGGATGCCAACATCCGGGGCGCTTGATGCAGGTAATCTACGTCTTGCCAACGCGCTTGTTCATAATGACGAAGGGCTGGGGGCGCTGGAAATGCGCATCCTTGGTCCGACTTTTGAGGTGGCTGCCGACAGTGTTCGCGTTGCGTTGACCGGCACGGAAGGGGCGCTGGAGATTCTCGGTGGTCCAGTGGCTTCGGTTCCTGCCTATCGATCCGTTGTGTTGACGCGTGGGCAGCGGTTCCGCGTGGGGCGGATTTCTGACAGCGCAGTTTGTTATCTGGCCGTTGAAGGTGGGTTTGACCTGCCGGACATGTATGAAAGTCAGTCTACCTATATGGCTGGAGGGTTTGGGGGCTTCAAGGGTCGATCTCTTCAAAGAGGCGATCTTCTGCCTCTGGTCCTCTCGCAAGCAAGCGATAAACCAATCGCTCTTAGTCCATCGCCTCTTCTCTATGCGCAAGCCGGTTCCGTTCGTGTCGTTTTGGGGCCGCAGGATGACTATTTCAGCGACGAGGGGCTGCACCGCTTTTTTGCCCAGACTTACCATGTGACCGCCGAGGCCAACCGAATGGGGCTGCGTTTGCAGGGTGAGCCAATCGCACATTCCAAGGGAGCGGATATCAATTCCGACGGTATCGTGACGGGCTCCATTCAGGTTCCCGGGAGCGGAATGCCGATCATACTGTTGGCAGACCATCAGACGACCGGTGGCTATGCGAAGATTGCGACGGTCGCCAGCGCGGACTTGCCGCGGCTGGGCCGTATGTCTCCGGGGGCTGCCCTGACCTTTGTTGCCGTGTCCGTTGATGACGCGGAACGTGCTGCGATGGATCTTGAAATGCAGGTGCGAAACCTGATCGAGTCTCTGGTTTTTCTCTCTGATGAGGTTGCTCTGTTAGACTATTTGCTGATGCACGAGCCAATAATCAGTGGACTATTTGTTGAATAA
- a CDS encoding GntR family transcriptional regulator produces MPKNTIDTVLTPLNRLSVADSVFDELHRQILTLELQPGSKISEAEVAKALGVSRQPVRDAFYRLSKLGFLSMRPQVATTISLISKKSVEQARFIRCALETKTVITACEKLASEDIEALRDLLEQQRKTVVARDSELFHALDDQFHKEICDRCGVDFVWQLIKDNKAHMDRVRFLSLTFAIDTAFAAHKRIFDAIESKNTTVASEEINKHLREILTIMPRIREEHPDYFATNEE; encoded by the coding sequence ATGCCAAAAAACACGATCGATACAGTCTTGACCCCGTTAAACCGCTTGTCAGTTGCTGATTCAGTTTTCGATGAACTGCATAGGCAGATACTTACTTTGGAGCTGCAACCGGGATCGAAAATATCGGAAGCTGAGGTCGCGAAAGCCTTGGGTGTTTCACGCCAGCCGGTCCGCGATGCCTTTTATCGCCTGTCCAAGCTGGGGTTTCTATCGATGCGCCCTCAAGTGGCGACGACTATTTCGCTCATCTCCAAAAAATCGGTTGAGCAGGCACGCTTCATACGCTGCGCCTTGGAAACGAAAACCGTCATCACCGCATGCGAAAAACTGGCCTCGGAAGATATCGAAGCTTTGCGCGATCTCCTTGAACAACAAAGGAAAACCGTCGTTGCGCGGGATTCGGAACTGTTCCACGCTCTGGACGATCAGTTCCACAAAGAGATATGTGATCGCTGCGGCGTAGACTTCGTCTGGCAGCTCATCAAAGACAATAAGGCCCACATGGACCGCGTGCGATTTTTGTCCCTGACATTCGCAATCGACACGGCATTTGCAGCCCATAAACGGATTTTCGATGCAATCGAGTCAAAGAATACGACGGTCGCATCAGAGGAAATCAACAAGCACTTGCGTGAAATCTTGACGATCATGCCACGCATACGCGAAGAGCATCCAGACTATTTTGCAACCAATGAAGAATAG